One Globicephala melas chromosome 18, mGloMel1.2, whole genome shotgun sequence DNA segment encodes these proteins:
- the ARL11 gene encoding ADP-ribosylation factor-like protein 11, with protein MGSVNSRGHKAEARVVMIGLDLAGKTTLLYKLKGDQLVETLPTVGFNVEPLEAPGHVSLTLWDVGGQSQLRASWKDYLEGTDILIFVLDSTDKARLPEAAAELTEALADPHLASVPLLVLANKQEAAHALPLPEIRDRLGLHRFQGHCWELQGCSALTGEGLPEALESLRRLLKSHNHCNSRCAQGAGCGESQRP; from the coding sequence ATGGGGTCTGTGAACTCCCGAGGCCACAAGGCAGAAGCCCGGGTGGTGATGATAGGCCTGGACTTGGCCGGCAAGACCACGCTCCTGTACAAACTGAAGGGCGACCAGCTGGTGGAGACCCTGCCCACCGTGGGTTTCAACGTGGAGCCTCTTGAAGCCCCTGGGCACGTGTCTCTGACCCTCTGGGATGTCGGGGGGCAGAGCCAGCTCAGGGCCAGCTGGAAGGACTACCTGGAGGGCACGGACATCCTCATTTTCGTGCTGGACAGCACAGACAAAGCCCGCTTGCCCGAGGCAGCGGCTGAGCTCACCGAGGCCCTGGCTGACCCCCACCTGGCCAGCGTGCCCCTCCTGGTGCTGGCCAACAAGCAGGAGGCAGCCCACGCCCTGCCGCTGCCTGAGATCAGAGACAGGCTGGGCTTGCACAGGTTCCAGGGGCACTGCTGGGAGCTGCAGGGCTGCAGCGCCCTCACCGGAGAGGGGCTGCCCGAGGCCCTGGAGAGCCTGAGGCGCCTCCTGAAATCCCACAACCACTGTAACTCCAGGTGCGCGCAGGGGGCAGGCTGTGGGGAGAGCCAGAGGCCTTGA